Genomic segment of Xanthobacter dioxanivorans:
CGGCTTGGGCGATCCATGCTGCGGATGACGCCGCACGCCCGTCGCAAGGCCGCATATGCCTGAGGCCTCCGACAATGCCCCCGCCGGGCGGATGGCGATCTTCGGGCCGTACATGCTGAACCCCGCCCGCCGGCGGCTGTCGCGCGGCGGGGACGTCATCCAGGTCGGAAGCCGGGCGATGGACCTGCTCATCGCCCTGGTGGAGAGCGCTGGAAAGGTATTGACACACCGTCAACTCCTGGCTCACGCATGGCCTGGCCTGACGGTCGAGGAAGCCAATCTCCGCGTGCACATCTCCGCGCTGCGCAAGGCGCTGAACATCGGTGCGACGGACGGCGAATATATCGAGAATCTGGTCGGCCGTGGTTATTGCTTCGTTGCGCCGGTCACCTGGTCAGGCGCCGCACCCGTTGCGCCGCCCGTGATGGCCGCCGTCGAGGAGGCATCCGGCGGGCCGGCCAAGTCTCAGGCCAGGCCAGCGCAGCGGCTTCCGCTGCCGGCCGCCCGCATCGTCGGGCTCGACCCGCTCGTGGACCATCTGGTCGGGATGCTGAATGACCAGCGCTTCGTCACGCTCGTCAGCCCCGGTGGCATGGGCAAGACCACGGCCGCCCTGTTCGTCGGCCATGCGATCCAGACTCGAAAGGACGGCGACGTCGCCTTTGTCGACCTCAGCCCGGTACGCGATCCAAATCTGGTCGCTTCCACCTTGGCCACCACCCTCGGGATCGTATCGAAGCCGGGCCAGACCGAGGACATCATCATCTCGCAATTGCAGGGCCGGCCGATGCTGCTGATCCTCGACAATTGCGAGCACCTGATCGACGCCGCCGCCGGTTTGTGCGGCCGCCTGTTCGGTGAATTGCCGGAGCTGCGCCTGCTCGCCACCAGCCGCGAGGCGCTGCGGGTGGAGGGTGAGCATGTGCACCTGCTGCCGCCTCTGGCCGCCCCACCGGAGGGGGCGGCGCTCACGGCGGCCGAGGCGCTGACCTTCCCCGCCGTGCAGCTCTTTATGGATCGCGCTGCGGTCAGCGGCCATCGCGCGCCGCTGGACGACGCGGGCGCGGACCTGGTCGCCGACATCTGCCGGCGCCTTGACGGGATGGCACTCGCCATCGAGCTGGCCGCGAGCCGCGCCGGCACGTTCGGGCTGAGAGGGGTGGCGGACATGCTCAGCGACAGTGTCCGTCTGTATTGGGAGGGACGCCGGGGCGCCCCTGCCCGGCATCAGACGTTGGACGCGGTTTTCGACTGGAGTCATGCGTTGCTGTCACCGCGCGATCAGCGCGTCCTGCGCCGCCTGTCGGTTTTCGCTGGCCTCTTCACGCTCAAGGACTCCCTGGCGGTCGCCGCGGATGCAGAGGAGGACAAGCTCGCTGTTGCCAGCGCCCTGACCGGGCTGGTCGACAAGTCGCTGATCTGGGCGTCGGCCAGCGGCTCGCCCGTCTATTTTCGCCTTCTGGATACGACCCGGGTCTTCGCCAGCCGTAAGCTTAAAGAGGCCGACGAATCCGACGCAATGTCCCTGCGGCTGACCCGGCATCTCATCGATGTCCTGCGCATGGACAAGCTGGACACGGCCATCTTCAGCGGCCGAGACCTCTCCGCGCACGCCGTCCGCATGGGCGACATCCGCGCCTCGCTGCGCTGGAGCCAGGTCGACGTTGCGCGCCGCGACGCATTCGTCGCGCTTGCGGCCATTTCGGCACCGCTTTTTCTCGGCCTGGCGCTGCTCGGCGAATGCGAAAGCTGGTGCCGCATGGCGCTGGAGACGATGGACGAGGACGCCCGAGGGAGCCATGTCGAGTTGCTGCTGCTGGAAGGGCTGACCATTGGAGCCATGTTCACCCGCGGCAATCGCGGTACGACCAGCTCCGCCATCGCCCATGGCCAGGCGCTGGCGGCGCGGCTGAACGAGCCGACGCATGAACTCCATTTGCTCGGCGGCGAACACATCTTCCTGACGCGCATCGGCAATTTCCGAGGCTCGCTCGCCGTCGCGGAGCGGTGCGCGGCGCTCAGCGCCACCGTCGGCACGCCGGAAGCAATGGCCATGGCCGAATGGATGATCGGCTGCAGCCACCATCTTCTGGGCGATCAATTGAAATCGCAGGTATTTGGCGAGCGCGGGTTCGAGCACATCCCTGTCGCGGCTCCCGCCCATGTCGACTATTTCGGCTACGACCATCGCGTCCGCGCCATGGAGATCATGGCGCGGACGTTATGGCTGCGCGGCGACACGCTGCGATCCGCACTGTTTGCCGAGGACAGTATCCAAGAGGCCGAGCGCCGGGGCCATCCGGTCTCGATCTGCATTGCGCTCATGTACACCGGCGAGGTTGCGCTGTGGAATGAGGAGCTGGATCTTGCCGAGCAGCGTCTGCACCGTGCCGTGGATCACGCCTCCCGACACGCGCTCACGCCCTACCGGGTCGTCAGCGAAGGTCTCTTGGGCACGCTCGCCGTCCTGCGGGAAAAGCCGGCGGAGGGCGTGAAGGCCATGGAGCGGGCCCTGGCGTTTTGCCAGATCGAGGACCATCACGTCATCACCGTGGAGATCATGGTGAACCTGGCGCGAGGCCAGGGACAGTTGGGCCTCATCGACGCGGCTCGCGCCACGGCCGCAGCGGCGCTGGAGAAAGCGCGCGCCTTCGGCGGAAGTTGCTGTCTCGCCGACCTTCTGCTCGCGCAGGCGGAACTGGAAGCTGCGGCGGGCGCTTCCAGCCAGCATGTGGACCAACTGATGCTGGACGCCCTGGAGCTGGCAAGGCGCCAATCCGCCCGTCATCTTGAGCTCAAAATCGCCGTGGCGCGGCATCGCCTGGATCCGCGGGCGGAGACCGCGTCGGCTCTCGCCGACATCAGCGGCCAGTTCGCCGAGACCGCGCCGAGCCCGTTCCTGCCGGTCGCCCGCGGATTGCTGGCGGGCAGGGCCTGGCGAGGGCCGATCCCCCTTGACCACCGACTGGGGCTTAGCCTTTACGCGGATTTACAGAGCTGAACGAGCCTCGCCACGGCGGTCGGGCCATCATCTCCGGACCCTGCCAATGAGCGTCGTCGTGGGCCTCGAAGGGGCGATCGTCGGCTCCGCGTCCGACGCCGGAGATTTTCGGAGATGGTGGTTTATAACCGTAACTTTATCGGCGGCCGGCGCATGGAGCCACTCGGCGGCGGTCTGTGCGAGGTTCGCTCGCCGTTCAACGGGGAATGGGTCGGCGTTGCACCCCTTGCCAGTCGTGCGGACGTGGACCTTGCCGTCCGCGCGGCACGGCACGCGATCGATGCCGGCGTCTGGTCGGGGCATCCGCTTTCGCAGCGCATGAATGTCGTCGAGCGGTTCCTGTCGTCCTATGTTGAACGCC
This window contains:
- a CDS encoding ATP-binding protein, with translation MPEASDNAPAGRMAIFGPYMLNPARRRLSRGGDVIQVGSRAMDLLIALVESAGKVLTHRQLLAHAWPGLTVEEANLRVHISALRKALNIGATDGEYIENLVGRGYCFVAPVTWSGAAPVAPPVMAAVEEASGGPAKSQARPAQRLPLPAARIVGLDPLVDHLVGMLNDQRFVTLVSPGGMGKTTAALFVGHAIQTRKDGDVAFVDLSPVRDPNLVASTLATTLGIVSKPGQTEDIIISQLQGRPMLLILDNCEHLIDAAAGLCGRLFGELPELRLLATSREALRVEGEHVHLLPPLAAPPEGAALTAAEALTFPAVQLFMDRAAVSGHRAPLDDAGADLVADICRRLDGMALAIELAASRAGTFGLRGVADMLSDSVRLYWEGRRGAPARHQTLDAVFDWSHALLSPRDQRVLRRLSVFAGLFTLKDSLAVAADAEEDKLAVASALTGLVDKSLIWASASGSPVYFRLLDTTRVFASRKLKEADESDAMSLRLTRHLIDVLRMDKLDTAIFSGRDLSAHAVRMGDIRASLRWSQVDVARRDAFVALAAISAPLFLGLALLGECESWCRMALETMDEDARGSHVELLLLEGLTIGAMFTRGNRGTTSSAIAHGQALAARLNEPTHELHLLGGEHIFLTRIGNFRGSLAVAERCAALSATVGTPEAMAMAEWMIGCSHHLLGDQLKSQVFGERGFEHIPVAAPAHVDYFGYDHRVRAMEIMARTLWLRGDTLRSALFAEDSIQEAERRGHPVSICIALMYTGEVALWNEELDLAEQRLHRAVDHASRHALTPYRVVSEGLLGTLAVLREKPAEGVKAMERALAFCQIEDHHVITVEIMVNLARGQGQLGLIDAARATAAAALEKARAFGGSCCLADLLLAQAELEAAAGASSQHVDQLMLDALELARRQSARHLELKIAVARHRLDPRAETASALADISGQFAETAPSPFLPVARGLLAGRAWRGPIPLDHRLGLSLYADLQS